A section of the Paenibacillus aurantius genome encodes:
- a CDS encoding BrxA/BrxB family bacilliredoxin, with amino-acid sequence MSMSFESYMKDMVQPMRDDLTRIGVKELRTPEEVVENLENAKGTALLVVNSVCGCAAGQCRPGVARALEGEIKPDHLFTVFAGQDKEATAKAREYISGYPPSSPSIALFKDGELVHFIQRHQIEDRSAEMIANDLKGAFQEFCAK; translated from the coding sequence ATGTCAATGTCGTTTGAATCTTATATGAAGGATATGGTCCAGCCCATGCGCGACGACCTGACCCGCATCGGGGTGAAGGAACTCCGCACTCCCGAGGAAGTAGTCGAGAACCTCGAGAACGCCAAGGGAACGGCGCTGCTCGTTGTCAATTCCGTCTGCGGCTGTGCCGCCGGCCAATGCCGCCCGGGTGTAGCCCGCGCACTCGAAGGAGAGATCAAGCCGGATCATCTGTTCACCGTGTTCGCCGGCCAGGACAAGGAAGCGACCGCCAAGGCACGGGAATACATTAGCGGTTATCCGCCTTCCTCCCCTTCGATCGCTCTGTTCAAGGATGGGGAGCTCGTTCACTTCATCCAGCGGCATCAGATCGAGGACCGTTCGGCTGAAATGATCGCGAACGACCTGAAAGGCGCATTCCAGGAATTTTGCGCGAAGTAA
- a CDS encoding Hsp33 family molecular chaperone HslO has protein sequence MEALLIKTLVGDKQARVLYMDGTRLLQALGRLQPAERLLRSAAAEAASLAGLLTGTLKEGQRVTMKIRMSDSRRRIQADADAEGTVRCFLSGEWAQTGPKDTPSTMKEMIGPRGRIQVIRDLGLSSVCTGITDMPHGHLADDLAHYFRQSEQIPTWFMVHTLFGEDNDIRCGFAVMAQLLPGAPDGLLSEIAGRITGYQDAWKGPMTVDALAGLPRLLFPDTVPLGRQSVRLFCGCSKEALFPMLYSLDKKEVVAACAANQAMEAVCHRCGARYCYEPDELARLR, from the coding sequence ATGGAAGCATTACTTATCAAAACACTGGTCGGCGACAAACAAGCTCGTGTGCTGTATATGGACGGAACCCGGCTGCTTCAGGCACTCGGCCGGCTGCAGCCGGCCGAGCGCCTCCTTCGAAGCGCCGCCGCCGAAGCCGCGTCCCTCGCCGGACTTCTGACCGGCACCCTCAAAGAAGGGCAGCGTGTCACGATGAAGATCCGGATGAGCGATTCCCGGCGGCGGATTCAAGCGGATGCCGATGCAGAAGGAACGGTCCGGTGTTTCCTCAGCGGGGAATGGGCGCAGACGGGCCCGAAGGACACCCCCTCTACAATGAAGGAGATGATCGGCCCTAGAGGCCGTATTCAAGTGATCCGCGATCTTGGCCTGTCCTCCGTCTGCACCGGAATAACCGACATGCCCCACGGCCATCTCGCGGACGACTTGGCCCATTATTTTCGCCAGAGCGAGCAAATCCCAACGTGGTTCATGGTCCATACCCTCTTCGGAGAGGATAACGATATCCGGTGCGGTTTCGCCGTAATGGCCCAGCTGCTTCCCGGGGCTCCGGACGGTCTTCTATCCGAAATCGCCGGCCGCATCACCGGTTACCAGGACGCATGGAAAGGGCCGATGACGGTGGATGCCCTTGCCGGGCTGCCCCGGCTGCTGTTCCCGGATACCGTGCCTCTCGGCCGTCAATCCGTCAGGCTGTTCTGCGGATGCTCCAAGGAAGCCCTCTTCCCCATGCTTTATAGCTTAGACAAGAAAGAGGTCGTCGCGGCCTGCGCGGCAAACCAAGCCATGGAGGCGGTTTGCCACCGGTGCGGGGCCCGCTATTGCTACGAGCCCGACGAGCTTGCGCGCCTTAGGTAA
- a CDS encoding MerR family transcriptional regulator, with amino-acid sequence MENRTWKVGEVAKRTGLTIRTLHHYDRIGLLSPAAHTDSGHRLYTGEDLIRLHQALSLKELGFSLEEIKDMTSQTELPWTEIVKLQIQRLEERIAGMTEVRDRLRDIAETVEAQGIKRPVSSDAVMMAIQLSRMMRSPHFLPEQAEEMKTRLKTAGPVRQEPGREEEQDLVGLFRRYRESGRTPHDPEVAAAAKEWKAVIDSHGLGDKKFLRSVESYYREAPDAALVFGMDKELYAYIREAVACLNE; translated from the coding sequence ATGGAGAACCGGACGTGGAAAGTCGGAGAAGTGGCCAAACGAACAGGCTTGACGATCCGGACCCTGCATCATTATGACCGAATCGGCTTGCTCTCCCCTGCCGCTCATACGGACTCCGGGCATCGTCTCTATACCGGGGAGGATCTTATCCGGCTCCATCAGGCCCTTTCCTTGAAGGAGCTGGGATTCAGCCTGGAGGAGATAAAGGACATGACGAGCCAAACCGAGCTCCCATGGACCGAGATAGTCAAGCTGCAGATTCAACGTCTGGAAGAGCGGATTGCCGGCATGACCGAGGTACGGGACAGGCTGCGGGATATCGCAGAAACCGTTGAAGCCCAAGGCATCAAACGGCCTGTTTCAAGCGATGCCGTGATGATGGCCATTCAGCTGTCCAGAATGATGAGAAGCCCCCATTTTCTTCCGGAGCAGGCAGAGGAGATGAAGACCCGGCTAAAGACCGCGGGGCCTGTCCGGCAGGAACCCGGGAGGGAGGAGGAGCAGGATCTTGTCGGCCTTTTCCGCCGGTACCGAGAATCCGGAAGGACGCCCCATGACCCGGAGGTTGCCGCCGCGGCGAAGGAATGGAAAGCCGTAATCGATTCCCACGGACTGGGAGATAAGAAGTTTCTCCGGTCGGTCGAGTCCTACTACCGCGAAGCGCCCGATGCCGCTCTGGTCTTCGGAATGGATAAGGAGCTCTATGCCTATATCCGGGAAGCGGTGGCCTGC